Part of the Psilocybe cubensis strain MGC-MH-2018 chromosome 11, whole genome shotgun sequence genome is shown below.
TTGGCGTTGATGTTGGGATGAGAAATGCGAAGCTGGTGGGGGATGTCTTTGTAGTGAAGGCCGAAAGCTTGGACGTGGCGTTGTGGAAGATTGGGGGAGCTGCAGTGGGACTACGGCTCGTTCAACTTGCATCTGTGAgatcctttttttttttttgcttttattGATAGTTTAGTGCTAATGGCGAACAGACATCACATGAACTATCACGTACTCTGTCGATCTTGACTGATGGTCTCAAAAATAGTTGGCAAAACTCTGAAGATATGGAAAGATTGCGTCAGTGTCCTGCTTgtatttttgctttctttttcgtgTATCTTACATGTGTTCCTGGGTTAGGCGGCTATGAGATTCTGGGCGATATTCTGCGTACTAAAGCGCAATTAATCAACCTTACTGCGTTTGAAACTCTATTCGAATTTCTCGGTATCAATTTCAACTCACCCGAGCAATCTACCGTTGTCAACCCTCTGGCATATCGCGCACTAGCCCTTGACTTTTCTCTCTGGTCGCGCACTCGCCCTGAGATTCAAAGAGCTCACCTAGACCAATTTGCTACCCTACTTGAGCTAAGCAGGTACAAAGCCTTCAACTGGAAGCAAAGGTTAAGCAAGATGAACCTTGTTCGAAAAATTATGTTCGCCCTTCAAGCAGATTGGTATAGCAATCCGCCTGAGCCAAACGGACTGACGAGTACACATGAAGTTGGACACAACATGCAGGCACAGCTTGTTCAAACGTTAGGAGTAATATTGAGGGCTCCTGGTGGATTTGTGAAAGAAGACATTAAAGCAGTCGTTGCCTACCTTGCTGCTAATCTTCATGAAAGTAGGTGATTGCATGCTCGTCACCATATGTACTCAAACTTTCTTTCTGTCAGACAACAATGGCGAAGGGTCCCCTCATTCAGTCATTTCAAGATTTGAATTCAAATTGCCACCGCGCGAAAAGGCTGAACTCGTCCTTTCCCTCCTTGTGCAAATAATTGGGGGACACTCTTACTACATCAAATTCACCACAGTTCTGCCAATGACCcgcattcttcttcttctcttagGAGATCGCCCTTCGCCTTCGGTCGCAGCGCAAATCCTCAACATGATATCCATCAGCATTCGCGTATCTAGTTCATTCAGCAGGAAGTTCGAGTTGGTATCTGGGTGGAGCGTGTTGAAGACAATTTTACCAAATGTATGGGATCCAACTGTCAATAAAGCGGCGTTTGACCTACTCTTAGGGAGAATCGATACGCGTTCTGCGGAGAATAGTCAGGCTCCGACACCTACTTCGGCGACgaggagagaggagaaggaacGGACGAAAAGCACAACTGTCTCATGCACATATATCCTACCCACCATCATTGCGGCGTTGCGTTCAGGCCTGATTGCTGTGGCCAATAACTGCCACATATCTGATGAAGGCGAAGGTGAGATTTTTTATCTTTTGTTCCCGTCGTCTCTGACCAACCTTTGCAGCAGCAGGAAACTTGTCCTGGTCTACAGAAACAACAATGGAGATGCTCATCGAAGAGCTCCTCACGTTACATGCATCCAGTTCTACTTTCCGACACATTTTCGAGTCGCAGCAAACCACGCAACTGTTCATCGATGCATATAAGGCCATGGTCTCGAAACTTTCCAAAGCCACTTACATCAATAACTGGAACCTTCGGATTTTGGAGAAATTGACTCATTTTGGGTTAGCACTTGCTCTTGACAACTCTGTTGGTGGTGGACAAAAGCGCGAGGTATTTTATCTTTAATCTTCTAATTAAATTAGTTGTCTTACCACTGAGAAAACGAAAACTCCAGATTCTTGACAACATACAATCTGCGGAAGTTATTGCAAATCCCAATGCGGTGACGACTGCGATTGATCCTGATCTTGTTGTGGATAATCGGTCTGTTCGACAACGAATCGCATCTGCAAGGTTCAGCATCCAAGTTGGGGAGAGATCCGTTATCCGAACGATCAACCGCATGACGGAATGGAGGAAGACGGTGCAAACTtcagagagaaagaggatcAGGAAGACTGTTTTGGATATGTGGGTATCCCTGGCATCTATGTGccaacctattgaactaatATGATGTCACACAGGCGAGAACATAGGCGTCAGGTATCAAGGCTAACCGAGTGGACATACTTGCTCACATCGGAACGGGGCCTTTGGCCTCATCACGAGCCAATCATGTGGCGATTGGACGAGACTGAAGGACCTCACCGGATCAGGAAGAAACTCGAGCCACAGGTCGACAACAGCCCCAGTTCGCGAGTAGATGCTCTAGAAGAAGTTACGCGAGGAGTCAATCCGCCTGAGCCTGACACTTCGTCTATCATGCAGGTCGAAGTACCGCCATGGGCAGAAGCCTATGAAATTTCTGCCACAGAAATTGAAGGTTGGCAAATTACGTAATGACTTTTCTGTACTAGCTAATAATTGTTTGAACAGAACGACAAGATTTAGCGGAAGAGATCGTCGACGATAAACTGAGAAGAATTCGTCACGAGCTTGAGCCTGGAGATGTGATCGAAGCTGTTGCCACGGTGGCACGTATCGATGGAGTAGATTCTTCGCGTAAGTTCACATGCGGTTTTTGTGCTAGCAATGTTTCTCATTTGATTTAACAGCGGGCCTTCTTATCCTTGGACGCACTCACATATACATGCTCGATGGCGTTGTTGAAAACGAAGATGGAGAAGTCATCGATGCCCACGATGCCCCTAAACGCCTCCTCTTTATCCCTGGAAGCATTGTTGAACTGGATGGCCCCCAGCGTGCGCAGCGATGGTATGTACCATTGATGGCGATAGACATTCGATCGTCTGATAGCCTTGACTAGGGCACATACGCAAATCGCAACCTGTAGCGACAAGAAATTCTTATTCCGCGATGTCGCGTAAGTGAATCCGTTTTCTACCCGTGTCAGCAAACTAAAGCCGTAATTTTTAGATTGGAAATATACTTCAAAGACAGCCGATCCCTTCTTATCGTTTTCCTTGACAAAAAGCGCAGATCAGATCTAGAACACCGGCTTTCCACAATAGTAGGTCGGCCATACTCTGAAATTGGTATGACGCCAGGTCCAGCTCCTCAAACACAACGTACGCCAATGTTTGGCAAAATGGGATCAAGGGTGCTATCTGGCTTTAGAACGGATGAGCTTTCAACCGCCACGCGGAAGTGGCAGGCCAGGGAAATTAGCAATGTTTGTCGTGTTTGAATTATTTTCATGCAAAGCTGAACTCAAATTTTCTAGTTTGCGTATCTCAGTATTCTGAATCAAATTTCAGGCCGAACTCCCAGTGACGCTACGCAATACCCTGTTTTCCGTAAGTATATATCTGCACCACTTTTGGTTCCACGTCTCAAGCCTTCATTCAGCTTGGGTCCTCAGCGACTACACCTCTAAAATTTTGGACCTGAACAATCCAGATTCATATAGAGAGTAAGTGTTGACTACTTAACTACCTCACAGAGCatcttgaatttgatttaATGGTGTTTATTTAGCCTAACAAAGCCCATGGGTGCATTGACTTCAGTCCGGAGGCAGGCGGCTGAAACGCGATACAGTAATTTGGAGAGTGTTGGCGAGGAGCCGTTCCACTATGGAACTCACTTCAGCTCCTCCATGATTGTTTGCCATTTCATGATACGTCTCGCACCCTTTACGAACATGTTCAAAACACTGCAAGGTGGTGATTGGGATTTACCCGATCGATTGTTCAGGTACGTCTACCTTGAGGCACATATATTCATAAGAAAACATCTGATTACTTATGTAGTGATCTACCCCGAGCTTATGAGTCCGCTGCTCATGATGTACGAGGAGATGTCAGAGAACTTATTCCAGAATTCTTCACTTGTCCGGAGTACGTATGGCTGTTGGTCCTGTCTCCAATTTATATTGATATTTTACTTCTTAGATTCCTGGAAAATTCTGCCAATCATGACTTTGGGGTCCTCCAGCAGACTGGCGAAAGGATCCATGATGTCAAGCTACCTCCATGGGCACATCAGGATCCATTGTTATTCATTACGCTCAACAGAAGGGTAATAACTCTTTTATTTATCTTACCATACCCAACACCCATTTTTATGCGTTTAATAGGCTCTTGAAAGTCCTGTTGTTAGTGAACATCTGCCAGCTTGGATCGACCTGATTTGGGGATGCAATCAGCGCAATCCTGAGTCGTTGAACGTTTTTCATCCGTTGTCGTATGAAGGCTCTATAGGTTCGTCAGAGTAGATGATCCTCTAGTTATATGCTTATTTGCTGTTCAGACCTTGATGCTATCAAAGATGACCTGGAGCGAGAGGCGACTGTTGGTATCATTCATAATTGTAGGCACATGCTTTGTTATGTTTAGGTGTTTCGCACCTGACCTTGTTTTACTTGCTTTCAGTTGGACAAACGCCCCGAAAAATCTTTACAACACCTCACCCTGAACGATATCATCATGGATTACATAGCCTACCCATTGGTACACTTCACggaattgaagaagatcCACACTTGCTCACCCAGAATGTTCGATGTTTCAAAGGTAAAATTTATGGCTATAGACAACAAATAGAGAATTAATAAGCGTTCCTCGATAGACCTGGGACCGACGACACCGGTCCGAGAACTTGTTCCAGACATTCTCAGCGATAAAATGAACCCCTGTCCCGAGGGCGTGCTCTGCCTTCCTCAATTTCCACAGGAACATGTCGAGTGGCGTCCAAGGTCGGCAGAGCTTCGCATCGTGGTCGAACATAGACTCGTGCAAGTGATAGAGGACGCGTTCTGCAATTGTGCAGCGTTTGCCGACTCGACAAGTCTTGTTACCGGATCGAGCGATTACACTGTGCGACTGTGGAAAGTAAACCGTGGGCCACATCCTAATGGCGCTCAGAGCGGTATGCGAGTCACACTGTCTCACATTATGCGCGTGCATACCGACGAAGTTACCTGCGTTGCTGCCTCAAGAGCGTGGTCCTTGATCGTCAGCGGGTCCAAAGACGGTAGCGCTGCTTTATGGGACCTCAATCGTGGTGTATACGTACGGTCCATATGGCATGGAGAAGCCGGAGAAACAAATGCAGTGAATCTTGTTGCTATCAACGAAAGCACGGTATACACaaggtttctttttttggttggAATTGGAATGGTAACATCATTGATTGTAGGGATACATTGCAACGTGCTCGCGCCTCAAACTATGCCTACATACAGTCAATGGACGCCACATCACAACATTGGATTTGACGAAAACATCGTCTTTCTCCCCATTAGTACCAACAATCACATCCATGGCATTCCATGAACGCGAATATTCTCATCTCGGTGTGCTTGCAACTGGCGGTCCGGATGGATCTATAACACTGCGGACATGGACGGCCGACGGTACACCTGACGGTGAAAAGGCGCAATGGGAATTCTTGACAATTCGCACGATGAAAGTGAGGATGGTTGGCCATAACCGGCCACCAGCTGTGACGGCGATTAAGTTCTTGGGGTCAGTCTAACTTCCTCTCTTCCTATCATCTCTTGGATCTGACTTTGTTGTTCTCCCTACAGGGAAACTTTGTATCATGGAGAAGAAACAGGCAAATCGTACGCCTGGAATCTACCAGACAGTTAGCGAAACGGCTACCAAAATtgatctttcttttttaatttatttttcattGGATGTATATTTAATGGCGCTGTCGATTTTCTTTCGTCTATTTCCATCTTTGTCTTCATATCATACACCATTTTTTATTCTATCgcattttcatctttcaaCAATTTATATGCCATGCAAATCTTAAGAAAGGTTTATAGCGTCTGTCGAATAATAGATGATCAGATGAGTAGCGCTTTCCATCAGTCAAAAAGATTGGGGTTGATCCATGCCCACTCGTCGCCGTTTGACGACTTGTCTGAAATGGTCATGTCGAACCCATTGAGTGCCTGATTTGTTGGATCGTGACAATTTCTGGCCTTGCCAGTGTTATACTTAGTAGGATGAATTCGGTGAATATATCACCCACAGTGCACACTACAAAAAGGATGTTGTCGAAAAAAATCTCCCCATTCTTGAAATTCTTAGCACTGGTCTTTAAATTCTTTTTCGAAGTATTTCTGAAGGAGCAATCCATCGAACCCGATTGAATCATTGGGAAAAAATCGAGAAGCTGAAGATTAAACCAACCCAGTCATTCATTTTAATCAATTTTAATTCAAATTGTATTCAAAATTATACTACATCTTCTACAATTATACTACAATACTTAAAGCGATACATTAATCCAAAAGCCGAAATCCCCTGGTATCTTACTGTTCAAACATGGCGGGATTTACCCATGCCCAATTGTCGCCATCTGCAGACTCATCTGAAAAGAGAATATCAATCCCTTTCAGAGTTTGCTCCCGCGAGTCGCTAAATATTATTGGCCTTTCTCGAGCTAATAAATTATTGAGATAATTAACTTCAACGTTTCCATTGAAATGCAACAGATAATACAGACCATGCTTGTGTATTCCATGAAATTCTGAGTCACCATTGCTCTTTACAAAGAAAGTTTTCAGCAATAGTCGCTCAACCCCAAATCGACTTTGGGGGCAAGGATCGAGAAGCTAGGGGTTGTAATTGAAGGTTGTTTAGCCACTGAGATATTTGAAGAAAAGTAGAAGTTAATTACTCCACATAGGACTTCCAACTCCATATCATCGAGTGTCGGCGAAGTATCAAGGCAGTACCTTCTGCGCTGCTCGACGGTCTTGTGACTTCTAGCCCACCTGTGCAAACGACTCTGGCGCAGGGTCTTCAAGAACTGGATAAAAAATCCGAAAAGAGAAATGAGATCAACGTGTCAAAACAAAGCGCCACATTGATAGCACGTACCTCATCGTCTCCGACCAGCATCTCCATCAAAATGACCCCCAACGCCCAATAGTCCACCTGGTAGCTCCGTACCAACTCTCACGATCCCGTATCCGACGTTGGCCCTAAGTGGTCTTGGCTCGACGGAAAATCGAGAAAGCCCAAAATCCCCAATCTTGACGTTCAAGCGCTCATCGAGGAACACGTTTGCCGGCTTCATATCGGCATGTATAATTCCAAGGCTGTGTAGTGTTGCAAGGCCTATGATCTGTACGAAGTTGTCGAGGGAATGATTAGTGAATGGAGCCACGCAGGAGACAGGGTCGAAAAACTTACACATTGCGCCATGATACGGCGCGTTTCATCACGGGGAGGAATACGAACCTCACCTAGCCATCTTTCCAGGTCACTTGTCATTCTGGGCTGTCACAAATGTGTGGATTTAGTCCACAATCACCTGGATGTAAAAAGAGATACTTGCCATCAAGATACCCAGTCGCTCCTCGTTGGTGTCAATGGTTAGCCTAAGGCTAGCCCCCATCCACATAACGAACTCTGTTCCCTCTGCTCTTGGCGGCAAAGACCCAATGCGCGCGTACGCTCTGCGCTCTGTGTTTATTTGAACCATGCCTTGATATTTTGCTTGGGCAAATTCCCTTCCTGACCCTTGCTGGTGGGGATCATAATGCTTCAAAACCCAGATTTTCTTCTCTGGCAGCGATATTTCTAGCTTCTTGCTCTCTTTGTGGCGTGTAGCGATGATAATCCTCACCATGTCGAGTTGGGTGACCCCATTACCACCCGACAGATTTTGGACTCGAATGGGTATTACGACTTGCCCTTTAACACCTATTTGATTGGCGTCGATGCGGCTGTCGGATTCTTTAGAATGTGTTCTCCCAGTAACATGGGGTGGAAGGATTTTTTCATGTTCTTTGAAAAGTGGATCAAGAGATAGCATTGCTTGTGCTGTGTCCATCTGAGCTGATTGACTAGTTTCAGTGTTATCGCAGTCTGTCGGCTTGTCCAATTCCCAGTCGTAAGTATACCACTGGCTCCTTCCATGTTGACTGTCTGTATTGCTGCTGTCCGAATCATCCTCAgtttcatcatcttccccaGTGCTCTCATCGCTATCaccatcatcctcttcttcgcttGTCTCCGtgtcctcatcttctccatTGTCCGTGTCACTACTGCCCCTATGTATCACATGTGGGGAACAGTGCGCAGTAGGAGTCTCGACATGATAGATACCTGAGCAAACAGAGAAGGATGTATGAATTGATTCTTTGTGAGTGCTGGGAGTTGCATGGATTAATCCAGGAGTCGCCATAGACTCGCTTGAATCATCGTGAACTGGAGCCGGACTTGGTGCAGTTGCATCTTCTGGGCTCCGTAATCGTCGAGGCAGCGGTCGTACTGTGCGGGATACTGCAGAAGGCGGCGTAATTGGAGTCGCCATTGGTACGTTATTGAAGCACAGGCCTTCCGGTGTAATCATTGTTGTATATCTGTTCGGCCACAGGTAGTATGGATGGGTGATTGGCCTGTGAAAATGCCACAACTCGATCTTCTATGAATTGGTGGGTCGTGCAAGGAAGGGATCAAAATAATATGGCCTGGATGGACGAGTAGTTGTTGAACAactcaacctcttcacccGTTTTCTTGGGAGTAAAAGGGATCACCGTGAAGGAGCAATTAGTTATTCAGAAGGGGGCCAATTTTCATTGTTCGACTGCGTTCGATATAGGGAACGTGACTTGGCAATTAACACGATCGCGTTTTGCACGGGACCGCGTTCCTCTCGTTCTGTTATCTTCTCGACTGTGTTCTGTGTAAATGACTACTCCTCTGTGATTCCAGCCCACGGAGTCTATTGAATATGAGCTGAATAGGCATTGCAGAATGAACATTGAATTCTAATTTTTATGCGGTGTTACAAGAAGATATGAAAGCTTTTGTCTTATTCGAATGTCGTAGTCAGATGTTAGCCGGCCTCAATTTCGGAAAATGCAGGATTGATCCATGTATAGAAttccttttgcttttttaaaaaattcaTTTATTGTCCTTTGAGGTAATTCCTTATATGTTATtactttttttatttcttttgcttCACACATGACTACCACAGTACCACTCCATCATACTTCACAATTTGGTGTCCCGGTGTAGCCTTGCGAGGTTCGAGACGGGAGAATTTCGCTACGAAGTCCAAATGATCTAATTATCAAGGAGACAGAACGTCGTTCTCATACCGTTTCATCTACCTAAATGAACTTTCTCTTACGTTCTCCTGTCAGAGCTCGGTCGGTGCATCTTTGTCGGAACATCTTTGAATCATTCACAGATGTTCCACAATCTCAATTAAAACCTCCgagagaaacctccaaaaTGGAAGTGGAGAATCAGTCGAAAAGAAAACACACTAAATGGGACTGTGGTTGCCTAAATCCAGACATCTCTGTACTGTCACTGCAACGATATGACGCACGGCACGGCCCTGTCGCAATCAATAAAAGCTATCTGAGTAGTTGCCTTGTTCAATGTTGTACTGCTTTTCTGCTTAAGAATAGCAATCCAATGTTTCTGCAAAGCGTAGGCACACCGTGGTTCGGCGAAGATATCCGGCAAATAGAAGTGTGATTCCATACAATGTGCAGCTCATCGTTTGGCTCAGGAAGGGTGGAAAGATAATGGGGTGACTACATTCCGTAAAAAATTCAGATACTATGTTACTTTGTGACAAAAGATTTAATGTGGTTTTCCGGCTCTTCTCCATGCATCATATTTAGCTAGAAATTACAACTGCTAGGTCACTCGACGTACAAGTAACCGCGAAAATGCGGCAAAGGGTCGAAAAAATAAACGAGGAACAAAAAGAATCGCTCTCACCGTCAATCGGAAGAAGTAAACGCCATACGTGCCATATGGAACATGTCTGTTCAGATAGTAAAGAAAACGCAAATAGAGCGAGGATCGATCATCCCGATAATCTGCCCACTGATTCACAAAATCATCAGGAAGGTCTTTCCACAAATCAGTTTCGCAGTATGCAGGTGGGCGTGGGGCGCGATCGGTATACAAGGTTCGCAAACCTGCCGCAGTTGGAAGGATGCCTTCCGCAAAGGAAAGGGCCTCCTTGGCCGTAAATCTTTTGTCCAGCCGAGAAGTCACCATCCGATCAATGAGAGGTGCAATAAGTGGCACATCCTTGACTATGTGCTGAACATGAGGTTAGGGAGTAGTTTGTTTGTTATAAATAATTACAGTACCTGGAACGTGTCGCTAAACCAAATTCCAAGCAGAGCAACATCATATTTGAATGGGTCGTAATCGACGTGTCCGTGAAGAGTTTCGAAGGGAGGGAAATCTCCGATTACATCCGCCCCAAGTATACCGAGTCGAGGATTGGGACCGTATCTCTCCTCATCCAACAGGATCGAGAAGTCAAAATCCGATAAGACGCATACCAAAGCGCCTTGCTGCAGCAGGTGCTTTCTGAATGGATTGATTGGCATGCCTAACAGCCCTGCATTCGAAAAGTGGTTGATCAACATGTTCCTGCTGCATAAATCCTAGGAAGCAGAAAGTGAGCCAAAACGTATGAAAGGTGGACATTGCAAACATACGTGATGAAAGATCCTGTTTTCATGAAGAAATGTGAGGGCCTGTATAAACCGCTGGGTTAGAATTTCATGGGGATAATGCAGAAGGCAATTACCTTCAGTAGAAATATAATCTGTTGTACACAGACCTCCGGTGTTGGAAACGGTACCGAGTTCCAAGTGATATCCCACCTTGACAGATGTGTGGTTTAACCGACTATATTAATCAATTCGGTGTAGATATTGCTGACCTTGGCATGACTGCAAACCAATGACCCTCGCAAGGTAGAAGATCAAGAATGGGTATTATAGCAGTAAAAGTCTCCCTCTTCTTGAGCTCAGGCCGGCTTGCGAGCAAATGGAGGATTTTATCCTCCTCAGAACCTCCTTTAACAAGCTTGATCACCACATGTCTCCCTTCTGTATCCTGCGCAAACATTACGCGTCCCTAATTGGTAAAAATCGGAATTGTCAATAGTTGGGtcagataaagaggggaaattCAGAGACAGTATATAGACCCAGTTCATACAAATCGTCGTCACGTTTGTTGTGGTAATCCCCTCCCATATACGCATACGGGAATGGGTCCTCCGCTTCAAattctttctttcgtacaTTCAATCTTGGGTGTGGGTTGTATGGAATGGTTGACGTGGCATAGGGAACGATACAGGGATCATCGAAGATGGTCAGGCGGTAAAGATGATATCCTCTTTCTGCGAACCACTCTCGCATGGAATCCCAAAACACCAGCAATTGGTTGGTGGTGACCGAGTGCCTATCCCCAGGATCAAACCAAATCTACCTTAATAGTTA
Proteins encoded:
- a CDS encoding Beige protein-like protein 1 (Beige protein homolog 1) produces the protein MFQTLLSPLRSRFDLSPRSPTFPANATENPTSPPRTAYSLTSPGNASFASSGGFGTFGASLSPEQDITPEEFARDVLVELMRNSVEELKVRGAEASEDGLRGRMETLSEMLRIMEQDACTKDIFREMDGFLALMSVLASLSVSTEDEHNLVPVSPVQLIEPLDEIRKDCITRVFVVLSEAMKDSPENEIYFRTKVGYDSLKLALQSVPTKVDDAGHLHLHILSLFLALSLSDFSPLLVGFFTDLHDKDIETVDEKVKKVVGIIRHAGALRILWDLAVPSTLNDVGRYGLYKLFEGLFGLNHRNAGVLSSLGIVGDVFRRFRTTKKAEDGRNKERHVLQKLLRRLLEMGATTAEARGLFAAAIVDDKLDPEILDVARFGMKSRWVEHFSMEGPAAVVLGDSDTNKWRTLPKDGLSFLIWFFPSTLPTAPYTLFSASSPSPPPSSTSLHRLNAPPPIRTHLKIAARLDGKLSVWSSAAPDDEVIFPAAKLKKGRWTHLAFVWYQRKGGNPNLRLYIDGAYVDGQNLTYPRAELFSGYGSNSGIRYTIGDFTAQKQNGSSMSWCLASAYLLGLPLADDLPRLIHHLGPRYTGSFQDRELVKFLTYEASTSLNMYLNSASSTGSNQSSIRSPPGGVTVKGKGSQSPIVKALREGMSSMGLKDESVVFIVASEDFEWGVDGDGDSTIKDSIGVDVGMRNAKLVGDVFVVKAESLDVALWKIGGAAVGLRLVQLASTSHELSRTLSILTDGLKNSWQNSEDMERLRGYEILGDILRTKAQLINLTAFETLFEFLGINFNSPEQSTVVNPLAYRALALDFSLWSRTRPEIQRAHLDQFATLLELSRYKAFNWKQRLSKMNLVRKIMFALQADWYSNPPEPNGLTSTHEVGHNMQAQLVQTLGVILRAPGGFVKEDIKAVVAYLAANLHENNNGEGSPHSVISRFEFKLPPREKAELVLSLLVQIIGGHSYYIKFTTVLPMTRILLLLLGDRPSPSVAAQILNMISISIRVSSSFSRKFELVSGWSVLKTILPNVWDPTVNKAAFDLLLGRIDTRSAENSQAPTPTSATRREEKERTKSTTVSCTYILPTIIAALRSGLIAVANNCHISDEGEAAGNLSWSTETTMEMLIEELLTLHASSSTFRHIFESQQTTQLFIDAYKAMVSKLSKATYINNWNLRILEKLTHFGLALALDNSVGGGQKREILDNIQSAEVIANPNAVTTAIDPDLVVDNRSVRQRIASARFSIQVGERSVIRTINRMTEWRKTVQTSERKRIRKTVLDMREHRRQVSRLTEWTYLLTSERGLWPHHEPIMWRLDETEGPHRIRKKLEPQVDNSPSSRVDALEEVTRGVNPPEPDTSSIMQVEVPPWAEAYEISATEIEERQDLAEEIVDDKLRRIRHELEPGDVIEAVATVARIDGVDSSPGLLILGRTHIYMLDGVVENEDGEVIDAHDAPKRLLFIPGSIVELDGPQRAQRWAHTQIATCSDKKFLFRDVALEIYFKDSRSLLIVFLDKKRRSDLEHRLSTIVGRPYSEIGMTPGPAPQTQRTPMFGKMGSRVLSGFRTDELSTATRKWQAREISNFAYLSILNQISGRTPSDATQYPVFPWVLSDYTSKILDLNNPDSYRDLTKPMGALTSVRRQAAETRYSNLESVGEEPFHYGTHFSSSMIVCHFMIRLAPFTNMFKTLQGGDWDLPDRLFSDLPRAYESAAHDVRGDVRELIPEFFTCPEFLENSANHDFGVLQQTGERIHDVKLPPWAHQDPLLFITLNRRALESPVVSEHLPAWIDLIWGCNQRNPESLNVFHPLSYEGSIDLDAIKDDLEREATVGIIHNFGQTPRKIFTTPHPERYHHGLHSLPIGTLHGIEEDPHLLTQNVRCFKDLGPTTPVRELVPDILSDKMNPCPEGVLCLPQFPQEHVEWRPRSAELRIVVEHRLVQVIEDAFCNCAAFADSTSLVTGSSDYTVRLWKVNRGPHPNGAQSGMRVTLSHIMRVHTDEVTCVAASRAWSLIVSGSKDGSAALWDLNRGVYVRSIWHGEAGETNAVNLVAINESTGYIATCSRLKLCLHTVNGRHITTLDLTKTSSFSPLVPTITSMAFHEREYSHLGVLATGGPDGSITLRTWTADGTPDGEKAQWEFLTIRTMKVRMVGHNRPPAVTAIKFLGETLYHGEETGKSYAWNLPDS
- a CDS encoding eIF-2-alpha kinase GCN2, whose amino-acid sequence is MTSDLERWLGEVRIPPRDETRRIMAQCIIGLATLHSLGIIHADMKPANVFLDERLNVKIGDFGLSRFSVEPRPLRANVGYGIVRVGTELPGGLLGVGGHFDGDAGRRR
- a CDS encoding Cyclin-dependent kinase 1, yielding MGNLIWFDPGDRHSVTTNQLLVFWDSMREWFAERGYHLYRLTIFDDPCIVPYATSTIPYNPHPRLNVRKKEFEAEDPFPYAYMGGDYHNKRDDDLYELGLYTGRVMFAQDTEGRHVVIKLVKGGSEEDKILHLLASRPELKKRETFTAIIPILDLLPCEGHWFAVMPRWDITWNSVPFPTPEVCVQQIIFLLKALTFLHENRIFHHDLCSRNMLINHFSNAGLLGMPINPFRKHLLQQGALVCVLSDFDFSILLDEERYGPNPRLGILGADVIGDFPPFETLHGHVDYDPFKYDVALLGIWFSDTFQHIVKDVPLIAPLIDRMVTSRLDKRFTAKEALSFAEGILPTAAGLRTLYTDRAPRPPAYCETDLWKDLPDDFVNQWADYRDDRSSLYLRFLYYLNRHVPYGTYGVYFFRLTVRAILFVPRLFFRPFAAFSRLLVRRVT